One part of the Phacochoerus africanus isolate WHEZ1 chromosome 7, ROS_Pafr_v1, whole genome shotgun sequence genome encodes these proteins:
- the SLC38A2 gene encoding sodium-coupled neutral amino acid symporter 2 isoform X1, whose product MKKTEMGRFNISPDEDSSSYSSNSDFNYSYPTKQAALKSHYADVDPENQNFLLESNLGKKKYETDFHPGTTSFGMSVFNLSNAIVGSGILGLSYAMANTGIALFIILLTVVSIFSLYSVHLLLKTANEGGSLLYEQLGHKAFGLVGKFAASGSITMQNIGAMSSYLFIVKYELPLVIQALMNIEATNGLWYLNGDYLVLLVSLVLILPLSLLRNLGYLGYTSGLSLLCMMFFLIVVICKKFQIPCPVEVAIIINETINSTFTQPTTFVPDMAFNMTEDDSCRPRYFIFNSQTVYAVPILTFSFVCHPAILPIYEELKGRSRRRMMNVSKISFFAMFLMYLLAALFGYLTFYDHVETELLHTYSSIMGTDILLLIVRLAVLVAVTLTVPVVIFPIRSSITHLLCATKEFSWWRHSIITVSILAFTNLLVIFVPTIRDIFGFIGASAAAMLIFILPSAFYIKLVKKEPMKSVQKIGAVFFLLSGIVVMTGSMALIVLDWVHNAPGGGH is encoded by the exons ATGAAGAAAACCGAAATGGGAAGGTTCAATATTTCTCCGGATGAGGAcagcagcagctacagttccaacagCGACTTCAACTACTCCTACCCCACCAAGCAAGCTGCTCTGAAAAG ccATTATGCAGATGTAGATCCTGAAAACCAGAACTTTTTACTTGAATCGAATTTGGGGAAGAAGAAGTATGAAACAGACTTT CATCCAGGTACTACTTCCTTTGGAATGTCAGTATTTAATCTGAGCAATGCGATTGTGGGCAGTGGAATCCTTGGGCTTTCTTATGCCATGGCTAATACTGGAATTGCTCTTTTTAT AATTCTCTTGACAGTTGTGTCAATATTTTCCCTGTATTCTGTTCATCTCCTTTTGAAGACTGCCAATGAAGGAG GGTCTTTATTATATGAACAACTGGGACATAAGGCATTTGGATTGGTTGGAAAATTTGCAGCCTCTGGATCCATTACGATGCAGAATATTGGag CTATGTCAAGCTACCTCTTCATAGTGAAATATGAGTTACCTTTGGTGATCCAGGCATTAATGAACATTGAAGCTACGAATGG ATTGTGGTATCTGAATGGTGACTACTTGGTTCTGCTGGTGTCCTTGGTGCTCATTCTTCCCTTGTCACTGCTGAGGAATTTAG GATATTTGGGATACACCAGTGGCCTTTCCTTGTTGTGTATGATGTTCTTTCTAATTGTG gtGATTTGCAAGAAATTTCAGATTCCTTGTCCTGTGGAAGTTGCTATAATAATTAATGAAACCATAAACAGCACCTTTACACAGCCCACAACTTTTGTACCTGATATGGCTTTTAATATGACTGAGGATGATTCTTGCCGACCACGTTATTTTATCTTCAACTCACAG ACTGTCTATGCTGTGCCAATTCTGACCTTTTCATTTGTCTGTCATCCTGCTATCCTTCCCATTTATGAAGAACTTAAAGG CCGCAGCCGTAGAAGAATGATGAATGTGtccaagatttccttttttgctaTGTTTCTCATGTACCTGCTTGCTGCCCTCTTTGGATACTTGACTTTTTACG ACCACGTTGAGACAGAATTGCTTCACACCTACTCTTCTATCATGGGAACTGATATCCTCCTTCTCATTGTCCGTTTGGCTGTGTTAGTTGCTGTCACCTTGACAGTGCCTGTAGTTATTTTCCCG ATCCGGAGTTCCATAACTCACTTGTTGTGTGCAACAAAAGAGTTCAGCTGGTGGCGTCACAGTATCATTACTGTGTCCATTTTGGCATTTACCAATTTGCTTGTCATCTTTGTCCCAACTATAAGGGATATCTTTGGTTTTATTG GTGCATCTGCAGCTGCTATGTTGATTTTCATTCTTCCATCTGCCTTCTATATCAAGTTGGTGAAGAAAGAACCTATGAAATCTGTACAAAAGATTGGG GCTGTGTTCTTCCTGTTAAGTGGCATAGTGGTGATGACCGGAAGCATGGCCCTGATTGTGTTGGATTGGGTACACAATGCCCCAGGAGGTGGCCATTAA
- the SLC38A2 gene encoding sodium-coupled neutral amino acid symporter 2 isoform X2 has product MKQTLILLTVVSIFSLYSVHLLLKTANEGGSLLYEQLGHKAFGLVGKFAASGSITMQNIGAMSSYLFIVKYELPLVIQALMNIEATNGLWYLNGDYLVLLVSLVLILPLSLLRNLGYLGYTSGLSLLCMMFFLIVVICKKFQIPCPVEVAIIINETINSTFTQPTTFVPDMAFNMTEDDSCRPRYFIFNSQTVYAVPILTFSFVCHPAILPIYEELKGRSRRRMMNVSKISFFAMFLMYLLAALFGYLTFYDHVETELLHTYSSIMGTDILLLIVRLAVLVAVTLTVPVVIFPIRSSITHLLCATKEFSWWRHSIITVSILAFTNLLVIFVPTIRDIFGFIGASAAAMLIFILPSAFYIKLVKKEPMKSVQKIGAVFFLLSGIVVMTGSMALIVLDWVHNAPGGGH; this is encoded by the exons ATGAAACAGACTTT AATTCTCTTGACAGTTGTGTCAATATTTTCCCTGTATTCTGTTCATCTCCTTTTGAAGACTGCCAATGAAGGAG GGTCTTTATTATATGAACAACTGGGACATAAGGCATTTGGATTGGTTGGAAAATTTGCAGCCTCTGGATCCATTACGATGCAGAATATTGGag CTATGTCAAGCTACCTCTTCATAGTGAAATATGAGTTACCTTTGGTGATCCAGGCATTAATGAACATTGAAGCTACGAATGG ATTGTGGTATCTGAATGGTGACTACTTGGTTCTGCTGGTGTCCTTGGTGCTCATTCTTCCCTTGTCACTGCTGAGGAATTTAG GATATTTGGGATACACCAGTGGCCTTTCCTTGTTGTGTATGATGTTCTTTCTAATTGTG gtGATTTGCAAGAAATTTCAGATTCCTTGTCCTGTGGAAGTTGCTATAATAATTAATGAAACCATAAACAGCACCTTTACACAGCCCACAACTTTTGTACCTGATATGGCTTTTAATATGACTGAGGATGATTCTTGCCGACCACGTTATTTTATCTTCAACTCACAG ACTGTCTATGCTGTGCCAATTCTGACCTTTTCATTTGTCTGTCATCCTGCTATCCTTCCCATTTATGAAGAACTTAAAGG CCGCAGCCGTAGAAGAATGATGAATGTGtccaagatttccttttttgctaTGTTTCTCATGTACCTGCTTGCTGCCCTCTTTGGATACTTGACTTTTTACG ACCACGTTGAGACAGAATTGCTTCACACCTACTCTTCTATCATGGGAACTGATATCCTCCTTCTCATTGTCCGTTTGGCTGTGTTAGTTGCTGTCACCTTGACAGTGCCTGTAGTTATTTTCCCG ATCCGGAGTTCCATAACTCACTTGTTGTGTGCAACAAAAGAGTTCAGCTGGTGGCGTCACAGTATCATTACTGTGTCCATTTTGGCATTTACCAATTTGCTTGTCATCTTTGTCCCAACTATAAGGGATATCTTTGGTTTTATTG GTGCATCTGCAGCTGCTATGTTGATTTTCATTCTTCCATCTGCCTTCTATATCAAGTTGGTGAAGAAAGAACCTATGAAATCTGTACAAAAGATTGGG GCTGTGTTCTTCCTGTTAAGTGGCATAGTGGTGATGACCGGAAGCATGGCCCTGATTGTGTTGGATTGGGTACACAATGCCCCAGGAGGTGGCCATTAA